One window of the Nocardia huaxiensis genome contains the following:
- a CDS encoding NlpC/P60 family protein encodes MRQPAKRRGRSVRIAVELLVTLSVLALGMTTGHAAPPPPNPSDSEIADAGAQVDATVGEVGALINQVAAAEQQLRQLDDAVATRRELVNKALVDLQNARAAADAAAAAVIQCGRDLDASGVQVAQAHKEFNEYAAQAYMRPASTSLLTYLAAPDADTALSRAQWLTIASKNQKDVVDALRRAQIDQANRTSAAKAAQQAADAAAADAEHKKTEAQNAVAAAQAEFDQQNTVRVSLVSQRDSAQQRLDAARATVAGLQGQRDAYEAWDAQRRADEAAARAAAVDAASRVSTDRASNDRAAEAALTHYPHTDLSNSGRAPRYGQQPNRANGSRSELIEIVVDRAMSQLGVDYAWGGGDEDGATLGIRDGGVADSYGDYGKVGFDCSGLMIYAFAGIGVSLPHYSGYQYTMGTRVPVSERERGDMLFWGGGGSQHVALYVGGGKMVEAPQSGDVVRVSSVREDGIMPYAVRIVS; translated from the coding sequence ATGCGACAACCGGCGAAACGACGCGGACGGTCGGTTCGAATCGCTGTGGAGTTGCTCGTCACGCTGAGCGTGCTGGCGCTCGGCATGACCACCGGCCACGCGGCACCCCCGCCTCCCAATCCGAGTGACAGCGAAATCGCCGACGCCGGTGCGCAAGTCGACGCCACCGTCGGTGAGGTCGGCGCCCTCATCAACCAGGTGGCCGCCGCCGAACAGCAGCTCCGTCAACTCGACGACGCCGTCGCCACCCGCCGCGAACTCGTCAACAAGGCCCTCGTCGATCTGCAGAACGCCCGCGCCGCCGCCGACGCCGCGGCCGCCGCAGTCATCCAGTGCGGCCGCGATCTCGACGCCTCCGGTGTCCAGGTTGCCCAGGCGCACAAGGAATTCAACGAGTACGCCGCCCAGGCGTACATGCGCCCCGCCTCCACCTCCCTGCTCACCTACCTGGCCGCCCCCGACGCCGACACCGCCCTGTCCCGCGCCCAATGGCTGACCATCGCCTCCAAGAACCAGAAGGACGTGGTCGACGCCCTCCGCCGCGCCCAGATCGACCAGGCCAACCGCACCTCCGCCGCCAAGGCCGCCCAGCAGGCCGCCGATGCCGCCGCTGCCGACGCCGAACACAAGAAAACCGAGGCCCAGAACGCCGTCGCCGCTGCCCAAGCCGAATTCGACCAGCAGAACACCGTCCGCGTATCCCTTGTCTCACAACGAGATTCGGCCCAGCAACGGCTGGACGCCGCCCGCGCCACGGTAGCCGGCCTGCAGGGCCAGCGCGACGCCTACGAAGCCTGGGACGCCCAGCGCCGAGCCGACGAAGCCGCTGCTCGCGCCGCCGCCGTGGACGCCGCCTCCCGAGTCTCCACCGACCGCGCCTCCAACGACCGAGCCGCCGAAGCCGCCCTCACCCACTACCCCCACACCGACCTCAGCAACTCCGGCCGCGCCCCCCGCTACGGCCAGCAACCCAACCGCGCCAACGGTTCCCGCTCCGAACTGATCGAAATAGTGGTAGACCGAGCCATGTCCCAACTCGGCGTCGACTACGCCTGGGGCGGTGGCGACGAGGACGGCGCCACCCTCGGCATCCGCGACGGCGGCGTAGCCGACAGCTACGGCGACTACGGCAAAGTAGGCTTCGACTGCTCCGGCCTGATGATCTACGCCTTCGCCGGAATAGGCGTCTCCCTCCCGCACTACAGCGGCTACCAATACACCATGGGCACCCGAGTCCCCGTCTCCGAACGAGAACGCGGCGACATGCTCTTCTGGGGCGGCGGCGGCTCCCAACACGTAGCCCTCTACGTAGGCGGCGGCAAAATGGTCGAAGCCCCCCAATCCGGCGACGTAGTCCGAGTCTCCTCGGTCCGAGAAGACGGCATCATGCCCTACGCAGTCCGCATAGTCTCCTGA
- a CDS encoding alkaline phosphatase D family protein encodes MAILVLGPVLRHVDATSATVWVETDTSCEVEVLGCRARTFQVGELHFALVVVDGLETGASIPYEVRLDGEKVWPDAESEFPPCRIRTQGVQRLIFGSCRAAKATPGVLEADRVGPDALDAYALRMSKLPEGEWPDSLLLLGDQVYADQPTPHLREWLAQRRSGEEPEDEVVSFREYAELYHESWSDPEIRWLMSTVPTSMIFDDHDVRDDWNTSRTWRAQMARKPWWRSRIRAGLASYWVYQHLGNLDPAELERNSLYREVVKAERDVQDLLEDFAEQADHEVDGRKPTRWSYRRDFGRIRLLVIDTRSGRILDGERLMVGRHEFDWIEENAAGECDHLLIGSSLPWLMPHAVSHLQSLNERAASLPGWRGRMGERLRQRADLEHWPAFRASFERLAQLIHRVATGPSAPATVCVLSGDVHHSYAARATYARPTTSRVLQLVCSPVHNDPPKVFRLLFKAAWSTPLASALRRLADRRGIAPDPVGWHRVSGPHFGNSIATLDFDGRACRFRLETALPERGLIQVTELDLTKA; translated from the coding sequence ATGGCGATACTGGTACTCGGGCCGGTGTTGCGGCATGTGGACGCGACATCGGCGACGGTCTGGGTGGAGACCGACACCTCCTGCGAAGTGGAGGTGCTCGGCTGCCGGGCCCGCACCTTCCAGGTGGGGGAACTGCACTTCGCGCTGGTCGTGGTCGACGGGCTGGAAACGGGGGCGTCGATCCCCTACGAGGTGCGACTCGACGGCGAAAAAGTGTGGCCGGACGCCGAATCGGAGTTTCCGCCCTGCCGGATACGCACCCAGGGCGTGCAGCGGCTCATCTTCGGATCGTGCCGGGCGGCCAAGGCCACGCCCGGCGTGCTGGAGGCCGACCGGGTCGGGCCCGACGCATTGGACGCCTACGCGCTGCGCATGAGCAAGCTGCCCGAGGGTGAATGGCCGGATTCGCTACTACTGCTCGGCGATCAGGTGTACGCGGATCAGCCGACACCGCACCTACGAGAATGGCTGGCGCAGCGACGATCCGGCGAGGAGCCCGAGGACGAGGTGGTGTCGTTCCGGGAGTACGCGGAGCTGTATCACGAATCCTGGTCGGATCCGGAGATCCGCTGGCTCATGTCGACCGTGCCGACCTCCATGATCTTCGACGACCACGATGTGCGCGACGACTGGAACACCTCGCGCACCTGGCGGGCACAGATGGCGCGGAAGCCGTGGTGGCGCAGCCGAATTCGGGCCGGGCTCGCCTCGTACTGGGTGTACCAGCATCTCGGGAACCTGGATCCGGCCGAGCTGGAACGCAATTCGCTGTACCGGGAGGTCGTCAAGGCCGAGCGCGACGTCCAGGATCTCCTGGAAGACTTCGCCGAGCAGGCCGATCACGAAGTCGATGGGCGCAAACCCACGCGCTGGAGCTATCGCCGCGATTTCGGCCGAATTCGCTTGCTGGTCATCGACACTCGCAGTGGCCGGATTCTGGACGGCGAGCGTCTCATGGTCGGCCGGCACGAATTCGACTGGATCGAGGAGAACGCCGCCGGCGAGTGCGATCATCTGCTGATCGGCTCCTCACTCCCGTGGCTCATGCCGCACGCGGTCAGCCACCTGCAGTCGCTCAACGAGCGGGCCGCGTCCCTGCCCGGATGGCGCGGGCGAATGGGTGAAAGGCTCAGGCAGCGCGCCGATCTGGAGCACTGGCCGGCCTTCCGCGCATCCTTCGAGCGGCTCGCGCAGCTGATCCACCGTGTCGCCACCGGACCGTCCGCACCGGCCACCGTGTGCGTGCTGTCCGGCGATGTGCACCACAGTTACGCCGCCCGTGCGACGTACGCGCGGCCCACGACATCCCGTGTCCTGCAGCTGGTGTGCTCACCCGTGCACAATGATCCGCCCAAGGTGTTCCGGCTGTTGTTCAAGGCGGCCTGGTCCACGCCCCTGGCCTCGGCGTTGCGCCGGCTGGCCGACAGACGCGGTATCGCACCCGATCCGGTCGGCTGGCATCGCGTGAGCGGGCCGCACTTCGGCAACTCCATCGCGACCCTCGATTTCGACGGGCGCGCATGCCGTTTCCGGCTGGAGACGGCGCTGCCGGAGCGCGGCCTGATCCAGGTCACCGAGCTCGATCTCACGAAAGCCTAG
- a CDS encoding EamA family transporter: MSITRLPVARVLAPRAALCLALLVALLFALVGPLIAALQAAGWSTGGIALARTGGAALVLLVASTIADRGRPRIRRHHILDVVAYGVGAVAVAQVGLILALQTLEIGVAVAIQFLACAVVVAWEWVRHRRRPAATTIGGLILAVGGTIMVVNPFHGDPIHWTGIGWAVASMLGVVVFFAAPATPNRPSALTLGAWGMVVGAVIVAGFVRAGVLPARFSNDPGEIAGHEISSLAILVVLVVASSVAPHLLTMMVITRLGATSTSLILLTEVLFAGLLAWGLRGQPLTLLAAIGGLGICGGIAIAQIGDVRA, encoded by the coding sequence ATGTCGATTACGCGACTGCCGGTCGCGCGCGTGCTCGCCCCACGCGCGGCCTTATGTCTGGCTTTGCTCGTCGCGCTGCTGTTCGCTCTAGTGGGCCCGCTGATCGCAGCTCTGCAAGCGGCCGGTTGGTCGACCGGAGGCATCGCGCTGGCACGGACCGGTGGTGCTGCGCTGGTGCTCCTGGTCGCGAGCACGATCGCCGATCGCGGCCGCCCGCGGATCCGTCGGCACCACATCCTCGACGTCGTTGCCTATGGAGTCGGGGCCGTGGCGGTGGCTCAGGTCGGGCTGATACTTGCTCTGCAGACGCTGGAGATCGGTGTCGCCGTCGCGATCCAATTCCTTGCCTGCGCGGTGGTTGTCGCCTGGGAATGGGTGCGACACCGGCGTCGTCCGGCGGCGACGACGATCGGCGGACTGATCTTGGCGGTGGGCGGAACCATTATGGTGGTCAACCCCTTTCATGGTGATCCCATCCACTGGACCGGAATCGGCTGGGCCGTCGCTTCGATGCTCGGTGTGGTCGTGTTCTTCGCTGCGCCCGCAACGCCGAACCGGCCGAGCGCTTTGACCTTGGGAGCGTGGGGCATGGTCGTGGGCGCGGTGATCGTCGCAGGATTCGTCCGAGCGGGAGTCCTGCCGGCCCGGTTCAGCAACGATCCCGGCGAGATCGCTGGACACGAAATCTCCTCTCTCGCAATCCTCGTCGTTCTCGTTGTGGCGTCATCGGTTGCGCCCCACCTACTCACGATGATGGTGATCACGCGGCTCGGTGCCACCAGCACGTCTCTGATCCTGCTCACCGAAGTTCTCTTCGCCGGGCTTCTCGCATGGGGGCTCCGGGGGCAACCACTCACGCTCCTGGCAGCCATTGGGGGCCTCGGTATCTGCGGAGGAATCGCCATTGCGCAGATCGGCGATGTCCGGGCGTGA
- a CDS encoding DUF6676 family protein has translation MTVSHTSVFTPLATELPPNTDLKAIIADLASDGVAAPKGRDQEKLAAIVADAREHGIDLNLVVIQGNPGIEANLRDVANEVFKVEGGTVAVFSDDWIGTASDQFTRAKLEWAEDPAKYRNPDHTTEAVQIFVDRLEQPEGLSWTAITLVLLAGLVAVIAGLYLVKSRRAAAAPAPERPRTPVA, from the coding sequence GTGACCGTCTCGCACACCTCGGTATTCACGCCCCTGGCGACGGAGCTACCGCCGAACACCGACCTGAAGGCAATCATCGCCGATCTGGCCTCGGATGGTGTCGCCGCCCCCAAGGGGCGCGATCAGGAGAAGCTGGCCGCGATCGTCGCCGATGCCCGCGAGCACGGCATCGACCTGAATCTCGTGGTGATCCAGGGCAATCCGGGTATCGAGGCCAATCTGCGCGATGTGGCCAACGAGGTGTTCAAGGTCGAGGGCGGCACGGTCGCGGTCTTCAGCGACGACTGGATCGGCACCGCGAGCGATCAGTTCACCCGCGCCAAGCTGGAGTGGGCCGAGGATCCGGCGAAGTACCGCAACCCCGATCACACCACCGAGGCGGTGCAGATCTTCGTCGATCGGCTCGAGCAGCCGGAGGGTCTGTCCTGGACGGCCATCACGCTGGTGTTGCTGGCCGGATTGGTCGCGGTGATCGCCGGGCTCTACCTGGTGAAGTCGCGGCGGGCGGCCGCCGCGCCGGCTCCCGAGCGTCCGCGCACTCCCGTCGCCTGA
- a CDS encoding CPBP family intramembrane glutamic endopeptidase, translating into MALFALGAGVLLWLLPTFASIWLEDPSGSDFDIILVVRWAAAMLLLSFVLFVERRPLSSLGLRIPQRRDVAVVVPITAAALITGILLYSLVGGGGDTQTSSIIDSLSVIAAIHLIVNAAVVEELFFRGLLMERVIELTGRPWLAALASFVVFTGSHIPGSGWATALTMTAAGAALFAGIYWWRRNLVLCIEAHALSNLPILGVALG; encoded by the coding sequence ATGGCCCTATTCGCGCTGGGGGCCGGAGTCCTGCTCTGGCTCCTTCCGACCTTCGCCTCGATCTGGCTCGAGGATCCGTCCGGCTCGGATTTCGACATCATTCTCGTGGTGCGCTGGGCCGCGGCGATGCTACTGCTGTCTTTCGTGCTCTTCGTCGAGCGACGGCCGCTGTCCTCGCTCGGCCTTCGGATCCCGCAGCGGCGTGACGTCGCGGTGGTCGTACCGATCACCGCGGCCGCGCTGATCACCGGCATCCTGCTGTATTCGCTCGTCGGCGGTGGCGGCGATACGCAGACCTCGTCGATCATCGACTCGCTCAGTGTGATTGCGGCGATCCACCTCATCGTCAACGCGGCGGTCGTCGAAGAACTGTTCTTCCGTGGGCTGCTCATGGAACGCGTCATCGAGCTCACCGGCCGGCCCTGGCTCGCCGCGCTCGCCTCGTTCGTGGTCTTCACCGGCAGCCACATTCCGGGATCCGGCTGGGCGACCGCGCTCACCATGACCGCGGCCGGGGCGGCGCTGTTCGCCGGAATCTATTGGTGGCGGCGCAATCTCGTGCTGTGTATCGAAGCGCACGCCCTGTCGAACCTGCCCATTCTCGGGGTCGCCCTCGGCTGA
- a CDS encoding TetR/AcrR family transcriptional regulator, whose translation MPKVSDDHLAARRSQILDGARRCFAEFGYEGATVRRLEEATGLSRGAIFHHFRDKDALFLALAQEDAGRMAEVAANQGLIQVMRDMLAHPEDFDWLGTRLEIARRLRNDPEFRANWEERSVELTAATVARLERRKAAGALRDDVPTEVLLGYLDLILDGLIARIASGHANDNLEAVLDLVEASVRRKD comes from the coding sequence GTGCCCAAGGTCAGTGACGACCACCTCGCCGCCCGGCGCAGCCAGATTCTGGACGGAGCCCGCCGGTGCTTCGCCGAATTCGGCTACGAGGGCGCGACAGTGCGTCGTCTGGAAGAGGCGACCGGCCTCTCGCGGGGCGCGATCTTCCACCACTTCCGCGACAAGGACGCGCTGTTCCTGGCTCTCGCCCAGGAAGACGCGGGCCGCATGGCCGAAGTCGCGGCCAACCAGGGTCTGATCCAGGTCATGCGCGACATGCTCGCGCACCCCGAGGACTTCGACTGGCTCGGAACCCGTCTCGAGATCGCCCGCCGCCTGCGCAACGATCCCGAATTCCGCGCCAACTGGGAAGAACGCTCCGTCGAACTCACCGCCGCCACGGTGGCCCGCCTGGAACGCCGCAAGGCCGCGGGCGCGCTGCGTGACGACGTCCCCACCGAGGTCCTGCTCGGATACCTCGACCTCATCCTCGACGGCCTCATCGCCCGCATCGCCTCCGGGCATGCCAATGACAATCTCGAAGCGGTGCTGGACCTGGTGGAAGCCTCGGTGCGGCGCAAGGATTGA
- a CDS encoding MarR family winged helix-turn-helix transcriptional regulator — protein MGETNTDAVDAIAAQWRRERPDLDLEAMAIIGRLGRLSMVAGKRIEAVFAAHGLQRGEFDVLASLRRSGEPYELNPSVMADTLMLSRAGMTGRLDRLESAGLVRRVADAGDRRAVKVGLTDRGLQLIDVVVTEHTENETQLLSALSAQDRKQLDRLVRVLLTDLEGGGKSLSGV, from the coding sequence ATGGGTGAGACGAACACGGACGCGGTGGACGCCATCGCCGCACAGTGGCGCCGGGAACGACCGGATCTGGACCTGGAGGCCATGGCCATCATCGGCCGGCTGGGACGGCTGTCGATGGTGGCGGGCAAGCGCATCGAAGCGGTGTTTGCCGCCCACGGACTACAGCGCGGCGAGTTCGATGTGCTTGCCTCACTTCGTCGTTCGGGCGAGCCGTACGAGCTGAACCCCTCGGTCATGGCCGATACGCTCATGCTCTCGCGCGCCGGCATGACCGGGCGGCTGGACCGGCTCGAATCGGCGGGACTGGTGCGCCGGGTCGCGGACGCGGGGGACCGGCGGGCGGTGAAGGTCGGTCTCACCGATCGCGGGTTGCAGCTGATCGACGTGGTGGTCACCGAGCACACCGAGAATGAGACCCAGCTGCTCTCCGCGCTGTCCGCCCAGGACCGCAAGCAGCTGGACCGGCTGGTGCGCGTGCTGCTGACCGACCTGGAGGGCGGCGGGAAATCTTTGAGCGGCGTCTAG
- a CDS encoding helix-turn-helix transcriptional regulator yields MPIASSTVTSRRLLALLSLLQVRRDWPGGVLARRLEVSERTVRRDIDRLRELGYPVRAVKGPDGGYRLEAGSELPPLLFDDEQAVALVVALRGVTAMGAGMEEAAERALATVRQVLPARLRQRVDAVEITAVAPGAAPRVDTRVLLALSEAVRSQEEVRFDYSPETGQAQDRSGQPRCVQPHHLVVRNGRWYLIGWVAEHGDWRVYRTDRMTLRIPNGPRFAARELPGGDIAAFLSARFKGSDSGDVWPCSGEAILDLPVQRVAPFVGDGIAEPCGPTRTRVLIGSWSWAALAATLARFDTEIEVIGPPQLHAAFTDLAARAGRAARTASVT; encoded by the coding sequence ATGCCGATTGCTTCCTCGACGGTGACCTCCCGGCGGCTGCTTGCCTTGCTGTCGTTGCTGCAGGTGCGGCGGGACTGGCCGGGTGGGGTGCTCGCTCGGCGGCTGGAGGTCAGTGAGCGCACGGTGCGGCGGGACATTGATCGGCTGCGTGAGCTGGGGTATCCGGTTCGGGCGGTCAAGGGGCCCGACGGGGGTTATCGGTTGGAGGCGGGGAGCGAGCTGCCGCCGTTGCTGTTCGATGATGAGCAGGCGGTGGCGCTGGTGGTGGCATTGCGTGGCGTGACGGCCATGGGTGCGGGCATGGAAGAGGCCGCGGAGCGGGCGCTGGCGACTGTGCGTCAGGTATTGCCTGCACGCTTGCGGCAGCGCGTCGACGCGGTCGAGATCACCGCGGTCGCGCCCGGGGCCGCTCCGCGGGTCGACACCCGTGTTCTGTTGGCGCTGAGTGAGGCGGTCCGTTCCCAGGAGGAAGTGCGGTTCGATTACTCGCCGGAGACGGGGCAGGCTCAGGACCGCTCCGGGCAGCCGCGGTGCGTGCAGCCGCACCATCTGGTGGTCCGGAACGGACGCTGGTATCTCATCGGATGGGTTGCCGAGCACGGGGATTGGCGGGTTTACCGCACCGATCGGATGACCCTTCGAATCCCGAACGGGCCGCGTTTCGCGGCTCGTGAACTGCCGGGTGGCGACATCGCCGCATTTCTTTCCGCGCGGTTCAAAGGCTCTGACAGCGGGGATGTTTGGCCTTGCAGCGGGGAGGCGATCCTCGATCTCCCCGTGCAACGGGTGGCCCCCTTCGTCGGTGACGGCATCGCCGAGCCGTGCGGCCCCACCCGGACCAGAGTCCTGATCGGTTCGTGGTCTTGGGCGGCACTGGCCGCGACGCTGGCTCGTTTCGACACCGAGATCGAGGTCATCGGCCCTCCGCAGTTGCACGCTGCCTTCACCGATTTGGCCGCCCGCGCGGGTCGCGCCGCCCGGACGGCCTCAGTCACCTGA
- a CDS encoding VOC family protein — protein sequence MSLDTVAHLNFHGQARAALEFYRSVFGGHTTAITYADFGMPAESPDATKVVFGQVTADNGFRIMAYDVPGPEAPATSPAPTTRREHGTTITTDRFFLSVRGDTVEEVAARWERLAAGATIIEPYGPTQWAPAFGMLTDRFGITWILDVATEHTPA from the coding sequence ATGTCGCTCGACACCGTCGCCCACCTCAACTTCCACGGCCAAGCCCGCGCAGCCCTGGAGTTCTACCGATCCGTCTTCGGCGGCCACACCACCGCCATCACCTACGCCGACTTCGGCATGCCCGCCGAATCCCCCGACGCCACCAAGGTCGTCTTCGGCCAGGTCACCGCCGACAACGGCTTCCGCATCATGGCCTACGACGTCCCCGGCCCCGAGGCCCCGGCAACCAGCCCGGCCCCCACCACCCGCCGCGAGCACGGCACCACCATCACCACAGACCGCTTCTTCCTCTCCGTCCGAGGCGACACCGTCGAGGAAGTCGCCGCCCGCTGGGAACGCCTCGCAGCGGGCGCAACAATCATCGAGCCCTACGGCCCAACCCAGTGGGCACCCGCCTTCGGAATGCTCACCGACCGCTTCGGCATCACCTGGATCCTCGACGTAGCAACCGAACACACCCCCGCCTGA
- the acnA gene encoding aconitate hydratase AcnA — MTSIDTFGAKGTLQVGENSYEIFRLSAVPGTEKLPYALKVLAENLLRTEDGANITADQIRALANWDPNAQPDTEIQFTPARVIMQDFTGVPCIVDLATMREAVTTLGGDPNKVNPLSPADMVIDHSVILDVFGRADALERNVDLEYERNGERYQFLRWGQGAFDDFKVVPPGVGIVHQVNIEYLAPTVMVRNGQAYPDTCVGTDSHTTMVNGLGVLGWGVGGIEAEAAMLGQPVSMLIPRVVGFKLTGEIKPGVTATDVVLTVTDMLRKHGVVGKFVEFYGKGVAEVPLANRATLGNMSPEFGSTAAIFPIDEETINYLRLTGRSDEQLALVEAYAKEQGLWHNADNEPQYSEYLELDLGTVVPSIAGPKRPQDRILLSESKSAFRKDITSYTSDPAPHTQLDEAIAESFPASDPAELDFADDSAAIPTAANGSNGRPSKPVKVSDPERGDFVLDHGAVVVAGITSCTNTSNPSVMLGAALLARNAVEKGLSSKPWVKTNMAPGSQVVADYYEKAGLWPYLEKLGFYVGGFGCTTCIGNTGPLPEEISKAINDNDLSVTAVLSGNRNFEGRISPDVKMNYLASPPLVIAYALAGTMDFDFETDALGQDKDGNDVFLKDIWPSAQEIDDTIKSAISRDMFTKSYATVFDGDQRWQGLNTPEGDTFAWDKNSTYVRKAPYFDGMQMEPAPVQDIKGARVLALLGDSVTTDHISPAGPIKPGTPAAQYLDSHGVERKDYNSLGSRRGNHEVMIRGTFANIRLRNQLLDDVSGGYTRDFTQDGGPQAFIYDASQNYQAAGIPLVVLGGKEYGSGSSRDWAAKGTSLLGVKAVIVESFERIHRSNLIGMGVVPLQFPAGESAASLGLDGTEVFDIEGITKLNEGVTPKTLKVTATKENGEKVEFDAVVRIDTPGEADYYRNGGILQFVLRNMIRG; from the coding sequence GTGACGAGTATCGATACTTTCGGCGCCAAGGGCACCCTGCAGGTCGGCGAGAACTCCTACGAGATCTTCCGCCTGTCGGCCGTGCCCGGCACCGAGAAGCTGCCCTACGCCCTGAAGGTGCTGGCGGAGAACCTGCTTCGCACCGAGGACGGCGCGAACATCACCGCCGACCAGATCCGCGCCCTGGCCAACTGGGACCCGAACGCCCAGCCGGACACCGAAATCCAGTTCACGCCCGCCCGCGTGATCATGCAGGACTTCACCGGCGTGCCCTGCATCGTCGACCTCGCCACCATGCGTGAGGCCGTCACCACCCTCGGCGGCGACCCGAACAAGGTCAACCCGCTCTCCCCCGCCGACATGGTCATCGACCACTCGGTCATCCTCGACGTCTTCGGCCGCGCCGACGCCCTCGAGCGCAACGTCGACCTCGAGTACGAGCGCAACGGCGAGCGCTACCAGTTCCTGCGCTGGGGCCAGGGCGCCTTCGACGACTTCAAGGTCGTCCCGCCGGGCGTCGGCATCGTCCACCAGGTCAACATCGAATACCTGGCCCCCACCGTCATGGTCCGCAACGGCCAGGCCTACCCCGACACCTGTGTCGGCACCGACTCGCACACCACCATGGTCAACGGCCTGGGCGTGCTGGGCTGGGGCGTCGGCGGCATCGAGGCCGAGGCCGCCATGCTGGGCCAGCCGGTCTCCATGCTGATCCCGCGCGTCGTCGGCTTCAAGCTGACCGGTGAGATCAAGCCCGGCGTCACCGCCACCGACGTGGTGCTCACCGTCACCGACATGCTGCGCAAGCACGGTGTGGTCGGCAAGTTCGTCGAGTTCTACGGCAAGGGTGTGGCCGAGGTTCCGCTGGCCAACCGCGCCACCCTGGGCAACATGTCGCCCGAATTCGGTTCCACCGCGGCGATCTTCCCGATCGACGAGGAGACCATCAACTACCTGCGCCTCACCGGCCGCAGCGACGAGCAGCTCGCGCTCGTCGAGGCGTACGCCAAGGAGCAGGGCCTGTGGCACAACGCCGACAACGAGCCGCAGTACTCGGAGTACCTGGAGCTGGACCTGGGCACCGTGGTGCCGTCCATCGCCGGCCCGAAGCGCCCGCAGGACCGAATCCTGCTGTCGGAGAGCAAGAGCGCCTTCCGCAAGGACATCACCAGCTACACCAGCGACCCGGCCCCGCACACCCAGCTGGACGAGGCCATCGCCGAGTCCTTCCCGGCCAGCGATCCGGCCGAACTGGACTTCGCCGACGATTCCGCGGCCATCCCGACCGCCGCCAACGGCAGCAACGGCCGTCCGTCCAAGCCGGTCAAGGTCTCCGACCCGGAGCGCGGTGACTTCGTGCTCGATCACGGCGCCGTCGTGGTCGCGGGCATCACCTCCTGCACCAACACCTCCAACCCGTCGGTCATGCTGGGCGCGGCCCTGCTGGCCCGCAACGCGGTCGAGAAGGGCCTGTCCTCCAAGCCGTGGGTGAAGACCAACATGGCCCCGGGCTCGCAGGTCGTCGCCGACTACTACGAGAAGGCCGGCCTGTGGCCGTACCTCGAGAAGCTCGGCTTCTACGTGGGTGGCTTCGGCTGCACCACCTGCATCGGCAACACCGGTCCGCTGCCGGAGGAGATCTCCAAGGCGATCAACGACAACGACCTCTCGGTCACCGCCGTGCTGTCGGGTAACCGCAACTTCGAGGGTCGTATCTCCCCCGACGTGAAGATGAACTACCTGGCCTCCCCGCCGCTGGTCATCGCGTACGCGCTCGCGGGCACCATGGACTTCGACTTCGAGACCGACGCCCTGGGTCAGGACAAGGACGGCAACGACGTCTTCCTGAAGGACATCTGGCCGTCCGCGCAGGAGATCGACGACACCATCAAGTCGGCCATCTCGCGCGACATGTTCACCAAGTCCTACGCCACCGTCTTCGACGGCGACCAGCGTTGGCAGGGTCTGAACACCCCCGAGGGCGACACCTTCGCGTGGGACAAGAACTCGACCTACGTCCGCAAGGCGCCGTACTTCGACGGCATGCAGATGGAGCCGGCTCCGGTTCAGGACATCAAGGGCGCTCGCGTGCTGGCGCTGCTGGGCGACTCGGTCACCACCGACCACATCTCCCCGGCCGGTCCGATCAAGCCGGGCACCCCGGCCGCGCAGTACCTCGACTCGCACGGCGTCGAGCGCAAGGACTACAACTCCCTGGGCTCGCGTCGCGGTAACCACGAGGTCATGATCCGCGGCACCTTCGCCAACATCCGGCTGCGCAACCAGCTCCTCGATGACGTCTCCGGTGGTTACACCCGCGACTTCACCCAGGACGGTGGCCCGCAGGCGTTCATCTACGACGCCTCGCAGAACTACCAGGCCGCGGGCATCCCGCTGGTCGTGCTGGGCGGCAAGGAGTACGGCTCGGGTTCCTCGCGTGACTGGGCCGCCAAGGGCACCAGCCTGCTGGGCGTCAAAGCCGTCATCGTCGAGTCGTTCGAGCGCATCCACCGCTCCAACCTCATCGGCATGGGCGTTGTGCCGCTGCAGTTCCCGGCCGGCGAGTCCGCCGCGTCGCTGGGCCTGGACGGCACCGAGGTCTTCGACATCGAGGGCATCACCAAGCTGAACGAGGGTGTGACTCCGAAGACTCTGAAGGTGACCGCCACCAAGGAGAACGGCGAGAAGGTCGAGTTCGACGCGGTCGTCCGCATCGACACGCCCGGTGAGGCCGACTACTACCGCAACGGTGGCATCCTGCAGTTCGTGCTGCGCAACATGATCCGCGGCTAA